A genomic window from Fusarium keratoplasticum isolate Fu6.1 chromosome 15, whole genome shotgun sequence includes:
- a CDS encoding MFS domain-containing protein, translated as MGPATRNHSSANKPDERRATSEETLLLQQDTPSQYVTLPAPPVSDRDISWASIPKKGQLAVILFARLAEPISERSLTSYLFYQLRWFDPSLDPSEIARQAGYLTAAFAAAQCLTSMWWGRAADDPRIGRERVLLIGLSGTAISALGMGFAKSLHTAFFFRHQTRAFLLLPMCFNVGVIIGPLLSGFLADPIHALSSLFGPGSFFGGVDGVRWMRSFPYALPNLFFAIILGAAALGIILGLDETHPQLRHRRDLGRALGKSIMATIMRRKNAGYENEAIQDDYLPTQTSHLLEDEIGGVPELEPEPKQKSSLRAILSRKVCLNMAQRFLQSLHVSSFNSMFFSLLPAPQADGRNFHLPFRFGGGLGLSSKKMGFANTIIGMIGIPLQLFIYPRLIGRLGVKNSYRYFLPLGIVAYVLVPYLVLLPASNSALVWTCLSAVLSMQVLSRTFVNPATVMLVNDCAPTPDTLGTVHGMAQSTSSAAGSLDRRWVAQFSAGD; from the exons ATGGGCCCGGCGACTAGGAACCACTCAAGTGCCAACAAACCCGACGAGCGAAGGGCGACATCGGAAGAGAcgctccttctccagcagGACACGCCGTCGCAGTACGTGACTCTCCCGGCTCCCCCAGTGAGTGATCGGGATATCTCATGGGCCTCAATTCCTAAGAAGGGTCAGCTggccgtcatcctcttcgcccGCTTGGCAGAGCCCATCAGCGAGCGGTCCCTGACATCGTACCTGTTCTACCAGCTGCGATGGTTCGACCCGAGCCTGGACCCCTCTGAGATTGCCAGACAAGCTGGTTATCTCACTGCTGCTTTTGCCGCTGCACAATGCCTCACGTCTATGTGGTGGGGGCGTGCTGCTGACGACCCTCGAATTGGGCGCGAGCGTGTGTTGCTCATCGGACTCTCTGGTACGGCCATATCGGCCCTGGGGATGGGATTCGCAAAGTCTTTGCAcacggccttcttctttcg TCACCAAACTCGCGcctttctccttctccccaTGTGCTTCAACGTCGGTGTCATTATTGGGCCACTTCTAAGTGGTTTCCTCGCAGACCCAATTCATGCTTTGTCGAGCCTCTTCGGCCCAGGCTCCTTTTTTGGAGGCGTAGATGGTGTCCGGTGGATGAGGAGCTTTCCGTACGCCCTCCCCAACCTGttcttcgccatcatcctAGGAGCAGCAGCACTTGGGATCATCCTGGGCCTCGATGAAACACATCCGCAACTACGGCATCGGCGGGATCTCGGCCGCGCGCTGGGAAAGTCAATCATGGCTACCATCATGAGACGCAAGAATGCGGGCTACGAAAATGAGGCTATCCAAGACGACTATTTGCCAACGCAAACCTCACATCTTCTAGAAGACGAAATCGGGGGGGTACCGGAGCTTGAGCCGGAGCCCAAACAAAAGTCGTCCCTCCGCGCCATATTGAGCAGGAAGGTCTGCCTCAACATGGCGCAGCGCTTCCTCCAGTCACTACACGTTTCATCATTCAACTCCATGTTCTTCAGTCTTCTTCCAGCACCCCAAGCGGACGGACGCAATTTCCACCTCCCGTTCCGATtcggtggtggtcttggGCTCTCGAGCAAGAAGATGGGATTCGCCAATACCATAATTGGCATGATCGGCATACCACTACAGTTGTTCATATATCCAAGGCTCATTGGCCGCTTGGGGGTCAAGAACTCGTACCGCTACTTTCTACCGCTTGGAATCGTAGCCTATGTACTGGTGCCCTACCTGGTCTTGCTGCCTGCGAGCAACTCGGCCCTCGTGTGGACGTGCCTATCAGCCGTGTTGTCAATGCAGGTTTTGTCTCGTACATTCGTCAACCCAGCGACTGTGATGCTGGTGAACGATTGTGCGCCGACGCCAGATACTCTAGGAACTGTACACGGCATGGCTCAGAGTACGTCAAGCGCTGCCGGATCATTGGACCGACGATGGGTGGCGCAGTTCTCGGCTGGGGACTGA
- a CDS encoding FAD-binding FR-type domain-containing protein produces the protein MASAPRPPRSKQQKNEETLTVYALLLFGLFIFVVSAHRWHSSSKGAPQKQRSAVKKAQEATRRASVLAFHKPQLSSAWEWFGRPSLGLVTLVGVFLAANTFLCSTSFASHAVNHFASRYGWMASANMALCVFFGMKNTPLALVSSLSHASLNVLHRVVGYVAVLLIVLHAILYTIFLSRQGRLAKLLESSDLSGIGAGITMIVLLLTGLYRYRHYEMFYIGHIAGFVMTIILAVLHRPLWAKKLPIVMLFTAGLWAIDRTLRTSRLSWNVVNNHALCYPLPGGGIRLLLKKPSVEGATPGSHCYLWIPRVRFFQLHPFTIVSNGPLGLELVIKSQQGFTEALGEFAMKQPGRAIWASLDGPYGALPDTTGYDKLVFISGGSGAAFTFGLMNRILHRTGGLISQPIDFVWAVKHTEHLAWFGDSLRDLASADSTVNMFLHITKEEPGPMGSDGLVVFPEFANFGVKSENSEAQPLLTRTASKDSQPGLKASVVYERMNPQTVVQNAMFNMGSHEQILICVCGPKSLMDRVKETVNDCWADSNPRIDIHCEDFGGS, from the exons ATGGCATCTGCACCCAGGCCACCACGCTCCAAGCAGCAGAAAAATGAGGAAACGTTAACAGTAtatgccctcctcctcttcggcctcTTCATTTTCGTTGTTTCGGCCCATCGGTGGCATTCCTCAAGCAAAGGGGCGCCACAAAAACAGCGGTCAGCGGTCAAAAAGGCTCAAGAGGCTACACGACGAGCCTCGGTCCTCGCTTTTCA CAAACCCCAACTGAGCTCAGCATGGGAATGGTTCGGCCGGCCGTCTCTCGGCCTTGTCACGTTGGTCGGCGTCTTCCTAGCGGCCAACACTTTTCTCTGTTCGACTTCGTTTGCTAGTCACGCAGTCAACCACTTTGCCTCTAGATATGGATG GATGGCATCTGCAAACATGGCCTTGTGCGTCTTTTTTGGAATGAAGAACACGCCGCTGGCACTTGTTTCATCGCTCTCACACGCTAGCCTTAATGTTCTTCATCGAGTTGTAGGTTACGTAGCAGTCCTGCTCATTGTTTTACACGCCATACTTTacaccatcttcctcagccGCCAGGGCCGATTGGCCAAGCTTCTCGAGTCATCCGACCTGTCAGGAATCGGCGCCGGCATCACCATGATTGTTCTTCTACTGACAGGTCTTTATCGATATCGTCACTATGAGATGTTTTACATCGGTCACATCGCTGGCTTTGTGATGACCATCATCCTGGCTGTACTGCACAGACCGCTCTGGGCCAAAAAGCTCCCTATTGTGATGCTTTTTACTGCTGGCTTATGGGCCATAGATCGCACCCTACGAACATCACGTCTATCATGGAATGTCGTCAACAACCATGCTCTTTGTTATCCTCTCCCAGGTGGTGGAATTCGGCTGCTTCTTAAAAAGCCATCCGTTGAAGGCGCCACACCAGGATCACATTGCTATCTATGGATTCCACGCGTACGATTCTTCCAATTGCATCCTTTCACAATTGTCAGCAACGGGCCTTTAGGTTTGGAGCTCGTGATAAAGTCGCAGCAAGGCTTTACTGAAGCTCTTGGTGAGTTTGCAATGAAGCAACCAGGTCGAGCCATCTGGGCTTCATTGGATGGGCCATACGGCGCGTTGCCAGATACGACAGGTTACGATAAATTGGTTTTCATTTCCGGAGGGAGCGGCGCGGCGTTTACATTTGGCCTCATGAACCGTATTCTGCACCGCACAGGAGGGTTAATATCGCAGCCCATTGACTTTGTGTGGGCTGTGAAGCACACAG AACATTTGGCCTGGTTTGGTGACAGCCTTCGGGACCTCGCAAGTGCCGATTCAACGGTCAATATGTTCTTGCACATCACGAAAGAGGAGCCAGGCCCCATGGGTAGTGACGGTCTGGTGGTATTCCCAGAATTTGCAAATTTTGGCGTCAAGTCAGAGAACAGTGAGGCACAGCCACTTCTGACCAGAACTGCAAGCAAGGATAGCCAACCTGGCCTCAAGGCGAGTGTCGTATACGAGAGGATGAATCCCCAGACTGTGGTTCAAAACGCGATGTTCAATATGGGAAGTCATGAGCAAATTCTTATTTGCGTATGCGGGCCAAAGTCATTGATGGACAGAGTCAAGGAGACAG
- a CDS encoding Amine oxidase yields the protein MLLIVCLRLCLLIFLSGALARPSIPGPAARPHSLRRPSKRQGCSSGKEVTITAPSKNIFQGLTDHEYAQVTAYLHQQKELNLTAVANSTSWDNVIVTLDLLQPNKTDALAYLEGRGPAPARYARATLQFNSQLQPYIQEYMVGPLPIKKGSTRYEELNYIFTSGRGRINVYNADGDAIAAFNLKVGTEVQDITKRLLNGTATGADDDKLLIAGSDPLTHSGDRIYQWNEFYSAHTGEFFSETILPTSLQFKADISGRDPSKWKVVGWYYDGNYWPTTAAFRKGVETLTRRPGPNVDGSWTSTDQQGEKLPRDHLYPPISVQPEGPRFGVDREQNYVEWMDFSFFISNQKETGLQLHDIRYKGERLIYELGLQEALAHYASQDPLHASSAYLDSSYGIGTSQWNLVDGFDCPSHATYLNTTFYISETTHVHPNSLCLFEYDTGYPIQRHLTSNHVSASKNIVFTIRSVSTVGNYDYLFEYSFHYDGSIAVTVRASGYIQGAFWSGDGDYGFHIHDNLSGSMHDHVINFKLDLDIKGRKNSLLKTEFVPTTQVYPWSDGQPINTMKVNRSYITSEDDSKITWAKNGAAAYAVVNKDKLNSFGEAPGYHIFPNSGSTAHLTVQSSSALGQSANWANHNLYALQHHDTEPKSAYAFNSHDPHHPAVNFDEFFNGESLDQEDIVLYFNLGMHHLPNTADLPNTVMTTAVSSMFIAPQNYFASDVSRRTIHQARLSYNEHSIVTDSKTFGTKQPTCAYDMNKAAPDLSSFVGEIQIPKFPWNPSGSLQTNPGG from the exons ATGCTTCTCATCGTTtgcttgaggctctgccTGCTGATTTTCCTGAGCGGGGCCCTGGctcgcccatccatccctggCCCAGCAGCACGGCCACATTCCCTCCGTCGTCCTTCGAAGCGGCAGGGATGCAGCTCCGGTAAAGAAGTCACCATTACGGCGCCAAGCAAGAACATCTTCCAAGGTCTCACAGATCATGAATATGCTCAAGTTACTGCTTACCTCCATCAGCAGAAGGAACTCAACCTGACTGCTGTGGCTAACTCGACCTC TTGGGACAATGTCATTGTGACTCTGGACCTGCTACAGCCGAACAAGACCGATGCATTGGCATATCTCGAAGGACGCGGtcctgctccagctcggTATGCGAGAGCAACCTTGCAGTTCAATTCGCAGCTGCAGCCCTACATCCAGGAGTACATGGTCGGCCCTCTACCCATCAAGAAGGGCTCGACCCGGtacgaggagctcaactACATATTCACATCTGGCCGTGGCCGAATCAACGTGTACAAcgctgatggtgatgccatcGCTGCTTTCAATCTCAAGGTCGGAACTGAAGTTCAAGACATCACCAAGCGACTTCTCAACGGT ACCGCAACCGGCGCAGATGACGACAAACTGTTGATTGCTGGTAGCGATCCTCTGACTCATAGCGGCGACAGGATCTATCAGTGGAACGAGTTCTACTCTGCTCACACCGGCGAATTCTTTTCTGAGACCATATTGCCAACTTCTCTTCAGTTCAAGGCAGACATTAGTGGCCGAGATCCTTCCAAGTGGAAAGTAGTTGGCTGGTACTACGACGGCAACTATTGGCCAACCACTGCCGCCTTTCGCAAAGGCGTCGAGACCTTGACTAGAAGACCAGGACCAAACGTGGATGGATCATGGACCTCTACTGACCAGCAAGGCGAGAAGCTGCCGCGTGATCATCTGTACCCTCCCATTTCTGTCCAGCCAGAGGGTCCACGGTTCGGGGTCGACAGAGAGCAGAACTATGTTGAATGGA TGgacttcagcttcttcatctccaaccaaAAAGAGACTGGCTTGCAGCTTCACGACATTCGATACAAGGGCGAGCGTCTGATCTATGAACTTGGTCTCCAGGAGGCGCTTGCGCACTACGCTTCGCAGGACCCGCTACATGCCTCATCAGCATATCTCGACTCCTCATACGGCATTGGCACCAGCCAATGGAACTTGGTTGACGGTTTCGACTGCCCGTCCCATGCCACCTATCTCAACACGACGTTTTACATCAGCGAAACTACTCATGTGCACCCCAACAGTCTGTGCCTCTTTGAATATGACACCGGCTATCCTATCCAGCGTCATTTGACATCAAACCATGTGTCTGCGAGTAAAAACATTGTTTTTACTATCCGTAGCGTCTCGACGGTAGGGAATTACGACTATCTCTTTGAGTATTCTTTCCACTACGACGGCTCCATCGCCGTCACGGTTCGGGCCTCGGGCTACATTCAGGGTGCCTTTTGGTCAGGAGACGGTGATTATGGCTTTCATATTCACGACAACTTGTCAGGGTCTATGCACGACCATGTCATCAATTTCAAGCTCGATCTGGACATCAAGGGCAGGAAAAACAGTCTGTTGAAAACTGAGTTTGTGCCAACTACCCAAGT CTACCCGTGGTCTGATGGTCAGCCTATCAACACCATGAAGGTCAACCGCTCCTACATCACCAGCGAAGATGACAGCAAAATTACCTGGGCCAAGAACGGAGCTGCTGCATACGCCGTTGTCAATAAGGATAAGTTGAATAGTTTTGGAGAGGCACCCGGCTACCACATTTTCCCAA ACAGCGGTAGTACTGCCCACCTGACGGTTCAGTCATCCTCAGCCCTCGGTCAGTCCGCCAACTGGGCCAATCATAACCTCTACGCCCTTCAGCACCACGACACCGAACCAAAGAGTGCATACGCCTTCAACAGCCACGATCCGCATCACCCAGCCGTGAACTTTGACGAGTTCTTCAACGGGGAGAGTCTAGACCAAGAGGACATCGTTCT GTACTTCAACCTCGGCATGCACCATCTCCCCAACACGGCCGATCTACCAAACAcggtgatgacgacagcTGTATCATCGATGTTCATCGCACCACAAAACTACTTTGCTAGCGACGTGTCACGGCGCACCATTCATCAAGCCCGGCTTTCCTACAACGAGCATTCCATCGTCACCGATTCCAAGACGTTCGGGACGAAGCAGCCGACCTGTGCATACGATATGAACAAAGCCGCACCCGACTTGAGCAGCTTTGTCGGGGAGATTCAGATTCCAAAGTTCCCATGGAACCCAAGTGGTAGTCTGCAGACGAACCCTGGTGGCTag